In Procambarus clarkii isolate CNS0578487 chromosome 25, FALCON_Pclarkii_2.0, whole genome shotgun sequence, the following proteins share a genomic window:
- the LOC138368397 gene encoding uncharacterized protein, with protein MYKLGRSVLVCLAVVVGVQDFVTIAATRHNAAHSFSTPVISTADTTSITAYSTPNSASATSTNTPATSSTSHATSTTFFATSPASSNTTLAPFTPTTVPDLPTTAPATSTNPMPDEGSRRVTNYNTFCTLPETALLDNYWAFHSSSECGCRLRCRLNLSCEAVTVVPKDNSFTCLFSSSPVSSDALITNSTTTTYLRNSSQEIITEGTVISSTPIIISHSSTLMKTTVYSSSIPSTTVPSTTIPSLKYLYTLSVINKSTAETTVSTVP; from the exons ATGTATAAGCTTGGTCGCAGTGTGCTAGTGTGCCTAGCTGTGGTTGTTGGCGTTCAAGATTTCGTTACCATCGCTGCAACCAGACACAATGCAGCTCATTCCTTTTCTACACCTGTTATAAGTACTGCTGataccacctccatcactgcctatTCCACCCCCAACTCCGcctctgccacctccaccaacacccctgcTACCTCCTCTACCTCCCATGCCACATCCACCACCTTTTTTGCCACCTCCCCTGCCTCCTCCAACACAACCCTTGCCCCCTTCACTCCCACCACTGTCCCTGACCTCCCCACCACCGCCCCTGCCACCTCAACCAACCCCATGCCTGATGAAGGCAGCAGGAGGGTCACGAACTACAACACCTTCTGCACGCTGCCGGAGACCGCCCTGCTGGACAACTACTGGGCGTTCCACTCCTCGTCTGAAT GCGGGTGTAGGCTGAGGTGCAGACTCAACCTGTCCTGTGAGGCTGTGACGGTGGTGCCCAAAGACAACAGCTTCACCTGTCTCTTCTCCTCTTCTCCCGTCTCCAGCGATGCTCTCATAACCAACTCCACAACCACAACTTACCTCAGAAATTCCT ctCAAGAAATAATAACTGAAGGTACAGTCATCTCTTCCACCCCAATAATTATCAGCCATTCTTCTACTCTCATGAAGACTACTGTTTATTCTTCTAGTATTCCAAGTACCACCGTTCCAAGTACCACTATTCCAAGTTTAAAGTACTTATATACTCTAAGTGTCATAAACAAGTCAACAGCAGAAACAACAGTTTCAACTG TTCCCTGA
- the LOC138368471 gene encoding uncharacterized protein, with amino-acid sequence MYKLGRSVLVCLAVVVGVQDFVTIAATRHNAAHSFSTPVISTADTTSITAYSTPNSASATSTNTPATSSTSHATSTTFFATSPASSNTTLAPFTPTTVPDLPTTAPATSTNPMPDEGSRRVTNYNTFCTLPETALLDNYWAFHSSSECGCRLRCRLNLSCEAVTVVPKDNSFTCLFSSSPVSSDALITNSTTTTYLRNSSQEIITEGTVISSTPIIISHSSTLMKTTVYSSSIPSTTVPSTTIPSLKPSYSDHTDTQYLPSLFTCFFDLCNPPDVGYLKTTDHEADFNSAQQGYGDHRSSSE; translated from the exons ATGTATAAGCTTGGTCGCAGTGTGCTAGTGTGCCTAGCTGTGGTTGTTGGCGTTCAAGATTTCGTTACCATCGCTGCAACCAGACACAATGCAGCTCATTCCTTTTCTACACCTGTTATAAGTACTGCTGataccacctccatcactgcctatTCCACCCCCAACTCCGcctctgccacctccaccaacacccctgcTACCTCCTCTACCTCCCATGCCACATCCACCACCTTTTTTGCCACCTCCCCTGCCTCCTCCAACACAACCCTTGCCCCCTTCACTCCCACCACTGTCCCTGACCTCCCCACCACCGCCCCTGCCACCTCAACCAACCCCATGCCTGATGAAGGCAGCAGGAGGGTCACGAACTACAACACCTTCTGCACGCTGCCGGAGACCGCCCTGCTGGACAACTACTGGGCGTTCCACTCCTCGTCTGAAT GCGGGTGTAGGCTGAGGTGCAGACTCAACCTGTCCTGTGAGGCTGTGACGGTGGTGCCCAAAGACAACAGCTTCACCTGTCTCTTCTCCTCTTCTCCCGTCTCCAGCGATGCTCTCATAACCAACTCCACAACCACAACTTACCTCAGAAATTCCT CTCAAGAAATAATAACTGAAGGTACAGTCATCTCTTCCACCCCAATAATTATCAGCCATTCTTCTACTCTCATGAAGACTACTGTTTATTCTTCTAGTATTCCAAGTACCACCGTTCCAAGTACCACTATTCCAAGTTTAAA ACCAAGCTACAGTGATCacacagatacacagtacttgCCTTCACTCTTTACGTGCTTCTTCGATCTGTGTAACCCTCCCGATGTGGGCTACTTAAAAACAACAGACCATGAGGCTGACTTCAATTCGGCACAA CAAGGCTACGGCGACCACCGCAGTTCCTCTGAATAG